Sequence from the Armatimonadota bacterium genome:
CCTCAATCGTCAGGGTGAAGGCCCTCGACTCCTCGCTGACGACCGCGGCGCTTCGATCGCCCCTGAACCCCCCGCTCGATCCGGTCGCGGACGTCCGTGCGGCGCACGCGGACGTCTACTCGCCCGGCTTCCGCCTGGTTACCCGAGAAGCGCTCGAAGCCCTGCACCGCGCCGGTGTCCCGGTCGTGCCGTGGACCGTGAACGAGCCGGCGGACATGGAGCGCCTCCTGGCGTTAGGGATCGGTGCGCTGCGCGGCGACGGCATCATCACCGACCATCCCGACCGGCTCATCCAGGTGCTGCGGGCGCGAGGCCTCCGGCGCTGACCTAGCGAACGCGGTCGCGCGCGGCCTGCGTGCTGGATTAGCGGACTCGGTCGCGACGGGCCCGCATCCTCTGCGCGTTCATCTCACGCCACCGGCTCCACTGCTCCGGGGTCAGGATGGCTCGCAGTTCGAACCCGACCTCCAGGCGCGCGCGCACCATCTGGCCGTACAGATCGCCGATGCGGCGCGATACCGCCTCGATCTTCGCCCGGTCGGGCTTGGTTTCCAGCGACAACTCACGGGCATCGAGCCGGGCCCGCCCCAGTGCGATCCGCAGACGCGCCGTCCGCTCCCGGTGCGCGGCCAGGGCCTGTTCGACACGTTGGGCCTGCGCTTCGGTCAGCCCGAGCCGCTGGCGTAGCCCCACTCCTCCCGGCCCTGGAGCCCCCGGCCCTGGCGCCCCAGGCGCCTGCGCGATCAGATCGTCGAGCCCGGGGACATCCGCCCAGGGTGGCGTAGACTCGTCGTCGGTCTGCGCGCGTGTGACGCCGGTCCAGGCCGAGGTCACCAGCGCCACGGCGATGACACAGATGAGGAAGTACCGCATGGTCATACCTCCCTTGATGTGGGATCTCAATGTGTTGGACGCCGGGAGACCATGGGCGGGTTGAGCGGCTAGGAAGCACCGCGTTTGGGCATATCTAAATGGATGAGCCCGGCCAAGCCGAAACCCACGACGAAGCATAGAGACGACCACTCCCCCGCTCGCCGCGCCGAGGACAAGTTCCGGGCGCTCTCACGCCTCGTTTCAGACTACGCGTACTCCTTCCATGTCATGCCCGATGAGTCCCTGCGCGGCGAATGGGTGTCCGAGTCGTTCGCGCGGGTCTTCGAGTACACCCTTGACGAGATATGGGCCCAGGGCGGGTGGCAGACCCTCGTGCACCCGGAGGACCTCCCGGCGGCGATCGAGCACGCACGCCGGGTTGCGTCCGGCAAGCCGGACACCCTGGAGTTCCGGTTCCTGACACGGCGCGGCGAGACGCGCTGGCTGCTCGATCAGGCGATCCCAGTCTGGGATCCTGCGCAGGTGCGGGTGGTACGCATCCTCGGCGCTGCGCGCGATATCACCGAGCACAAACGGTTGCTGCAGTCGCTTCGGGAGAGCGAGGCGCGGTACCGACACTTCTTCGAGCACGACCTGAGGCCGACTATCTCTCGACGGTGGACGGCCAGATCCTGGAGTGCAATCAGGCGTTTGCCCGGTTGTTTGGCTTCCAGTCGGTGGAAGACGCGATGTCGGCAAATGCAGTCTCGCTGTACGACTCACCGCAGGGTCGGGAGGCGTTTCTACAGAGGGTGCGAACCGAGCGGCAGCTTGCCGGCCTCGTGACCGAGATGGTGCGGGTTGACGGCGCCAAGATCGTCGTGGTGGAGAACGTCCTTGGGATCTTCGACGATCGCGGCGATCTGGTGCAGATCCAAGGCTACATGTTCGATATTACCGACCACGTCCGGGCCGAGGAATCACTGAGGCGTCGGCTCGAGCTGGAGGGCATCGTCGCCACGATCTCCAGGGTTTTCGCAACCACGGCAGCCGCCGGGTTCGATGCGGCGGTCAACGAGGCGCTGCGCCGGATCGGCGAGTACGGACAGGTGGACCGGAGCTACCTCTTCCTGATCTCGGAGGACGGCTCCACCATGAACGATACGCACGAGTGGACCGCCGAGGGCATCAGTCCCGAGATCGAACGGCTCCAGGGCCTCCCGACGGCGGTCTTCCCTTGGTGGATGGAGTGGCTGCGCCGTGGCGAGGTCATCCACGTCACGCGCGTCGCCGACCTTCCCGCGGAGGCGCGCGCCGAGCGCGAGATCCTGGAAGCGCAGGGGATCCAATCGGTGCTCGTTGTACCCCTGATGACCGGAGGAGACTTGGCCGGGTTTCTGGGGTTCGATGCGGTGCGGACCGAAAAGGCGTGGGCCGACGAGGATATCAGGTTGCTGGGCGGCGCAGGAGAGATCATCGCCGCCCGTCTGGAGCGAATGCGCGCCGACGAGGCCCAGCGCCGCCATCTCGGGGAGGCGTTGCTCCTCAACCAGGTGATCGCCGCCGCGTCCGCGGCGCAGGACCCCGGTGAGCTGCTACGCGCGGTGTGCCGCGAACTCGCCCAGACCTTTGATGTGCCGGCTGCGGCAGCCGCGTTGCTGTCCGATGATCGCACGCGGCTCGACGTGATCGCCGAGGAAACGACCGACCCCCGGATCTCTGTCTGCGGGCTGAGCGTGCCGCTGAGCGCGGGAGAGGTCGAGCGGCTGTTTGGATCGGGCCCCGCGCGGCCAGCGGTCATCCACGACGTGATGGGCAACCCAAGCGTGGCCCCGGTCGCCGAGGCACTCCAGGACCGCCCGATCTCCACGCTCGTCGTCGTGCCCCTGGTGATCCACGAGCAGCAGGTCGGGGTTGTCGCGTTGATAACCAGCCAGCCGCGCAAGTTCTCGGAGTATGAGCTGTCGCTGGCCCTCAGCGCCACCGCCGCGGCCAGCCAGGCCCTTGCCAACGCGCGGTTGCACGACCAGACGCGCCGGCGCGCCGAAGAGCTGAGCACGCTGGCCGCGGTCTCCGCCGTTCTGCGCGCCGCGCCCGGCCGCGTAGAGATAATCCGTGCCGTGGAGGAGAGGGTGCAGTACCTGCTGCGCGCCGAAGGGGTCTCGCTGGTGCTTGTGGATCCGCCCACCGGCGATGCGGTGCACGAACTGGGCATGGGGGCCTGGGCCGCGTGGACCGGGGACCGCCTGCCTCGAGGTGCCGGGATCAGCGGGCACGTCATCGCCACCGGAGAACCCTACGTGAGCGCGGACGTGCGCACCGATCCGCATCTTGTGAACCTTGCCCCTTTCGCAGGTGTCCACTCGGTGGCCTGCGTCCCGCTGATAGCGGGCACGCAGACCATCGGCGCCTTGTGGGCCGGCCGGCACACCCCTCTCTTGGCCGACGAGGTTCGATTGCTGGGGGCCATCGGCAACATGGCGGCCACGGCCATCCACCGGACGACACTGCATGAGCAGACCGAACGACAGGTGCACCGCCTGACAACGGCGCGGACCATTGACAGGGCCATCACCTCCAATCTCGACCTCCGCATGATCTTAAAGCTGCTCGCCGAAGAGGCAGCCACGGTAATGGAGGTGGATGGCGCGGCAGTGCTCCTCCTCCGGCCGGACCTGATGGCGCTGGAGCCCGCGGCCAACAGCGGGGTTCCATTTCTGGCGAACCCGGCCCTTTGCATCCCTCTGGTGGCCACGCCGGCGGGACAGGCGGTGCTCCAGCGGCGGGCGGTCGCCATCAGCGATCTCAGTCAGGCACCGGCCGGGCTGGCCCGCGCCATGGAGCAAGCCGGATTCGTCGCCTACCTGGCGGTGCCGCTGATAGCCAAGGGACAGGTCAAGGGGGTGCTGGAGCTCTTCGGCCGCACCCCGCTGTCAACGGAGCCGGACTGGCGCGAGTTCCTGGACGGCCTGGCCGCCCAGGCGGCCATAGCCATTGACAACGCTGAGATGTTCGAGACGCTGCAACGGTCCCATCTCGAGCTGGCCTTTGCGTATGATGCTACCCTGGAGGGATGGGGGCGGGCACTGGACCTGCGGGATCGGGAGACGGAAGGGCACACCCGGCGCGTGACGGAACTGACGCTGCGCCTGGCACGTGACCTGCGAATCCCGGAGCCCGAGATAGTGCATGTCCGCCGGGGAGCCCTCCTGCACGACATCGGCAAGATGGGCGTGCCCGACGCTATTTTGTTGAAGCCCGGCCCGCTGAACGACGACGAATGGGAGACGATGCGCCGCCATCCCGCGCTGGCCCGCGATATGCTCGCGCCCATCCCGTTCCTGAGGCCGGCGCTGGACATCCCCTACTGCCACCACGAGCGGTGGGACGGCAGCGGGTATCCTCAAGGATTGGCAGGAGAGCACATTCCGCCTTCGGCTCGGATCTTCGCGGTGGTAGATGTCTGGGACGCGCTGCGTTCGGACCGGCCGTATCGCCGGGCCTGGTCCGAGGAGAAGGCGCTGGCGTACATACGCGAGCAGGCAGGGAAGCACTTCGACCCCGAGGTGACCCGCCGGTTTCTAGACCTGCCGGCGGAGATCCGTCGAGGTTAGGCGGAGTGCCGGAGCAGGAGCACGTCCTCGGGTGAGAACCGGACCGCGATCGGCCCTCCCTCTGCGAAGCGCAACTGGGTGCGGGGGTTGGCGGCCTGAGCGCGGATCAGCGCACCGCCCCGGAGTTCGATCTCGCAGGTCATGATCCAGCCCAGGTAGTTCCGCAGACGCAGCGTGCCGCGGAGGACATTGCCGGCGCCGGCCGCGTGATCGGCGGCCTCTTCCGGGGATACGATCTCCAGCACCTCGGGTCGCAGGCACACCGTGGCGCGCTCACCGGCCGCAAACCCCGCGTTGCGGGACGCCGAGGCGTGGAGTGCCTCCCCGCTTTCCAGCGCGACGGCGATCCCTTCGCTGGAGACGGCGCGGACCGCGCCGGGCAGGAAGTTGGCTCCGCCCAGGAAGTCCGCAACAAACGGGTCGGCCGGCCGCTCGTAGACGTCCTGTGGCGAACCGATCTGCATCAGGTACCCGAGGTGCATCACCGCGACGCGAGTGGAAAGCATCAACGCCTCTTCCTGGTCGTGGGTTACGTAGATCGTTGTGATGCCCAACTGCCGCTGAAGCTTGACCAGCTCGTTGCGCATCTGCACCCGCAGCTTGGCATCCAGGTTGGAGAGGGGCTCATCCAGCAGCAGCAGGGCCGGCTCCACAACCACGGCGCGCGCCAGTGCTACCCGCTGCTGTTGCCCTCCGGAGAGCTGCGACGGCAGGCGATTGCCCAGCCCTTCCAGGCCAACCAGGCGCAGCGCCTCCTCCACCCGTCCGCCGATCTCACGGCGCGGAGTCCGGCGCTCCACCAGGCCGAAGGCCACGTTCTCGAACACCGTCATATGCGGCCACAGGGCGTAGTTCTGGAAGACCATGCCGATGTTGCGGTGCCAGGGCGGGACGCGCGTCATGTCCCGCCCGTCGAAGCGAATCTCCCCGGCGTCCGGCTCGAGCAGTCCGGCGATCATTCGCAGCGTGGTCGTCTTGCCGCAGCCGCTCGGGCCGAGGAAGGTGAAGAACTCGCCGCGCTGGATCAACAGCGAGAGATCGTGCACCGCCACCATGTCACGGAAGCGCCGGTGCAATCCGCGGACCTCGACGTCAACAGGCCTGAGGCGCAAGCACGGTCCCTCCAACTCGTGTTCGATTACAGAGTGAACGCCATCCGTCCCCGGCCGCTCAACCGGTTCGCAAGGTACGTTCCAAGCGCCACGATCACGATCGCCACGACCCCAAGCGCCGCGGCGGAGCCCCGGCCGAGCGCGCTCTGGGAGTAGATGTAGATCCCGTAGGCCAGCGGGCTCTGTTCGATACGGCTGACCAGGATGATCGTGGCGCTGAACTCGACCGCCGCGGTCACGAACACCAGCACGCCCCCGGCAATCACACCGCCCAGGATGAGCGGCAGCACAACCCGGCGGAACGCCCGCAGTCGAGGCGCGCCGGCAATCCCGGCGGCGTCTTCGAGCGACGGGTGTACCTGATGCAGCGCCGCATGGCTGGCGCGCAGCGCGTATGGAAGCCGCCGCACCATGTAGGCCAGCACGAAGATCACCCAGGTGGCCGCCAGGGGCTGGTCTATCCAGGGGAGCGTGATTCCGTAGAACACGCGCAGGAAGCCCACGCCCACCACTACCCCGGGCAGGGCGATC
This genomic interval carries:
- a CDS encoding periplasmic heavy metal sensor → MLRRGFRLGRAHPFRYAQTRCFLAAQPAHGLPASNTLRSHIKGGMTMRYFLICVIAVALVTSAWTGVTRAQTDDESTPPWADVPGLDDLIAQAPGAPGPGAPGPGGVGLRQRLGLTEAQAQRVEQALAAHRERTARLRIALGRARLDARELSLETKPDRAKIEAVSRRIGDLYGQMVRARLEVGFELRAILTPEQWSRWREMNAQRMRARRDRVR
- a CDS encoding PAS domain-containing protein; this translates as MSPAKPKPTTKHRDDHSPARRAEDKFRALSRLVSDYAYSFHVMPDESLRGEWVSESFARVFEYTLDEIWAQGGWQTLVHPEDLPAAIEHARRVASGKPDTLEFRFLTRRGETRWLLDQAIPVWDPAQVRVVRILGAARDITEHKRLLQSLRESEARYRHFFEHDLRPTISRRWTARSWSAIRRLPGCLASSRWKTRCRQMQSRCTTHRRVGRRFYRGCEPSGSLPAS
- a CDS encoding GAF domain-containing protein, with protein sequence MADPRAPGGPPGGDRARTPGCVRQAGHPGVPVPDTARRDALAARSGDPSLGSCAGAGGTHPRRCARYHRAQTVAAVASGERGAVPTLLRARPEADYLSTVDGQILECNQAFARLFGFQSVEDAMSANAVSLYDSPQGREAFLQRVRTERQLAGLVTEMVRVDGAKIVVVENVLGIFDDRGDLVQIQGYMFDITDHVRAEESLRRRLELEGIVATISRVFATTAAAGFDAAVNEALRRIGEYGQVDRSYLFLISEDGSTMNDTHEWTAEGISPEIERLQGLPTAVFPWWMEWLRRGEVIHVTRVADLPAEARAEREILEAQGIQSVLVVPLMTGGDLAGFLGFDAVRTEKAWADEDIRLLGGAGEIIAARLERMRADEAQRRHLGEALLLNQVIAAASAAQDPGELLRAVCRELAQTFDVPAAAAALLSDDRTRLDVIAEETTDPRISVCGLSVPLSAGEVERLFGSGPARPAVIHDVMGNPSVAPVAEALQDRPISTLVVVPLVIHEQQVGVVALITSQPRKFSEYELSLALSATAAASQALANARLHDQTRRRAEELSTLAAVSAVLRAAPGRVEIIRAVEERVQYLLRAEGVSLVLVDPPTGDAVHELGMGAWAAWTGDRLPRGAGISGHVIATGEPYVSADVRTDPHLVNLAPFAGVHSVACVPLIAGTQTIGALWAGRHTPLLADEVRLLGAIGNMAATAIHRTTLHEQTERQVHRLTTARTIDRAITSNLDLRMILKLLAEEAATVMEVDGAAVLLLRPDLMALEPAANSGVPFLANPALCIPLVATPAGQAVLQRRAVAISDLSQAPAGLARAMEQAGFVAYLAVPLIAKGQVKGVLELFGRTPLSTEPDWREFLDGLAAQAAIAIDNAEMFETLQRSHLELAFAYDATLEGWGRALDLRDRETEGHTRRVTELTLRLARDLRIPEPEIVHVRRGALLHDIGKMGVPDAILLKPGPLNDDEWETMRRHPALARDMLAPIPFLRPALDIPYCHHERWDGSGYPQGLAGEHIPPSARIFAVVDVWDALRSDRPYRRAWSEEKALAYIREQAGKHFDPEVTRRFLDLPAEIRRG
- a CDS encoding ABC transporter ATP-binding protein is translated as MRLRPVDVEVRGLHRRFRDMVAVHDLSLLIQRGEFFTFLGPSGCGKTTTLRMIAGLLEPDAGEIRFDGRDMTRVPPWHRNIGMVFQNYALWPHMTVFENVAFGLVERRTPRREIGGRVEEALRLVGLEGLGNRLPSQLSGGQQQRVALARAVVVEPALLLLDEPLSNLDAKLRVQMRNELVKLQRQLGITTIYVTHDQEEALMLSTRVAVMHLGYLMQIGSPQDVYERPADPFVADFLGGANFLPGAVRAVSSEGIAVALESGEALHASASRNAGFAAGERATVCLRPEVLEIVSPEEAADHAAGAGNVLRGTLRLRNYLGWIMTCEIELRGGALIRAQAANPRTQLRFAEGGPIAVRFSPEDVLLLRHSA